Below is a window of Brachyhypopomus gauderio isolate BG-103 unplaced genomic scaffold, BGAUD_0.2 sc131, whole genome shotgun sequence DNA.
TTATTAACAGCCAGGCCTATAAAACATCAGTCACAATTTCAGTTTTAGTTTTTGGTTTTTTACTAAAATGAGTAAAAACAAACCCCTTTATTGTAGTGGCTGACTGTAAATCTAAGAggaaataaataacaataaataaCCACACTGCAACCAGCAATCTATAATATGTTATAAACAATGCAACGATGTAATTCACACATTCAGATTCCTAACTGTTTCAGAGCTATACAGTAAGGCATGTTCAAGCCTCAAATTTCACATTCCTAGAATAGCGTGCACAAGCTTTACACAAATTTCTGTACTTTTGAATAAAAGCCTTTGATTTCATATTCACCTTTGTGTAAATAAACAGCAAGGGTGACCGTCACAGCAACAGTAAGAAACACAGCCGCGATGCCCGCATACAGCAACCAGATACATGCAGAATCTGAATAATGTGATAGCAATAATGTATTTTAGTGGATACTTAATGATTTATTACAATTTGTATTAATAACAGACCTACAGATAATAAATGCATACATAAAACGAAAGACTGGTTTGCTATTGCACAATTTTCCATTAGAAAAACAATCATACTAATAGACCTACTATAAGAATTTTTCCGTACTTACCCCTGTTCAGAGTTTTTGAGATTTCCACGCCGTCGTACATGACTACACACTCAATATGTGTGGCCTTCGCCCATTCCTCTgctgtaattgtaattgtaGCTCGTGTGTACTCGTCGGCTGAATCGCTGTTCTCTGTCCATGCTGACTCCGTCAGTCCAGTGCGATTGCTTTGGTCAATAATCCAGACAACGCGCACCTGTGAAGGTACCGCTCCCTTCACCAGACACTGGAGTGGACCGGTGGGTCCGACGAAATCCGAAGGGGAGTACATAATGATGGACGGCATTATCGGACCACGATCTACAATAGACAACTGTATTAGAATAGTCAGTATCGGGGTTAGCGCAATATAACGTGTGAATAAAAATAGGAAGACATTGCTTAAACCTTCTTTGATCAATTAAAACCACTGGCTTCAAGTGCCATCATCTGATTTTGTCCACTTGCCTGTGACGATGACTCTCGTGCCGTTTCCTACCATAACAACTGCACTAAATAAAACTGCGCAATAGTAGGTGCCCGAGTTTTTAATGGTTGCACTGGAGATCGTCAGGCTACACGATTCTCCATCATCTTCCGGCTTGACATCCGTAGACACGATGTCACTGATGTCTGTAAGTTTTCCAGTCCTGGGGTTCAATTTATGCCAAAATGTTGAAGAAAAGCAATACGTGACCTTACTCTCGCGCTTACATTTTATAGTAAATGGGTCACCGACTGACACGTGTATAGTCCCAGGTGATTGGGTCACCAGAAATGACAGAGATGCTACAGAAAAGATTACAGTTAAAACACAATTAAATACTATTAAATAACACAAATACAATTCAAACATACACAAAATGTTCAATAACAAAATATAACAAGCAAACGAAAAAAAGTAACTTAAAAATACCAGCAagcctgtttatttgtttattctgCTCAGTAAAATATAAGTAACAGTTTTGCTTAAAAATCCACAATTAAATATCTTATTTGTATATATCTTTGCATATTTTAattgtaaataaacaaatacaaaaataaaaataaacaaatccaGAAAATATTACTGTATAtgcaatatatttatttattagaatTAATATCTAATAAaattttaatattattttaatatacagATATGTAAACCATGCAATGTTGTTATCTGCATACCATTACTATAGCTGGTGCATGGTGtgttaatacattttatttctttataaCTTCATGTAGTATTTTATTTCAGAATATAATCTTAGTTTAAGTTGTGGTCTAGTGTATTCAATTGCAACTAGGAGAGAAACAAAGAAGAAAAACTTACTTTTCACAGCGTAAGCAGCACAAAGAAGCAACACCCAGAATCCCATGCTGAAGGTTTCAAAGAGCAttcgccacctctctctctcttatctaACCCATCTTGAGAAGTCAGTGGGAGGTTTCGCTTCTCCTCTGCTCTGAAAGCAGCAAGGTCAGCTCACCCTTTACCAGCAGAACATCAGGACGACCATCATGAACCAGTTCCCCTCCAAGCAGCGTTACAGACTGATCAAGAACAGCCAATGATGTGTACACAAGGG
It encodes the following:
- the LOC143499241 gene encoding immunoglobulin kappa light chain-like isoform X1, coding for MLFETFSMGFWVLLLCAAYAVKTSLSFLVTQSPGTIHVSVGDPFTIKCKRESKVTYCFSSTFWHKLNPRTGKLTDISDIVSTDVKPEDDGESCSLTISSATIKNSGTYYCAVLFSAVVMVGNGTRVIVTDRGPIMPSIIMYSPSDFVGPTGPLQCLVKGAVPSQVRVVWIIDQSNRTGLTESAWTENSDSADEYTRATITITAEEWAKATHIECVVMYDGVEISKTLNRDSACIWLLYAGIAAVFLTVAVTVTLAVYLHKDLQSATTIKGYRGTYAQGKQNNGNRDTLRPTAMRPSAIMEVEYSSVNPDSFNQLGVVPPSEFD
- the LOC143499241 gene encoding uncharacterized protein LOC143499241 isoform X2 yields the protein MLFETFSMGFWVLLLCAAYAVKNRGPIMPSIIMYSPSDFVGPTGPLQCLVKGAVPSQVRVVWIIDQSNRTGLTESAWTENSDSADEYTRATITITAEEWAKATHIECVVMYDGVEISKTLNRDSACIWLLYAGIAAVFLTVAVTVTLAVYLHKDLQSATTIKGYRGTYAQGKQNNGNRDTLRPTAMRPSAIMEVEYSSVNPDSFNQLGVVPPSEFD